A genomic stretch from Gavia stellata isolate bGavSte3 chromosome 24, bGavSte3.hap2, whole genome shotgun sequence includes:
- the STKLD1 gene encoding serine/threonine kinase-like domain-containing protein STKLD1, translated as MEKYKVLEQLQPGSLGTMLVVELKTENDAEKKYIIKQVECIEEKQANEALKEARDLLKLHHSNICAYKELFVTWDNEMSSLFLCLVMQHSGQGDLSSVIKEKRQKSEKITDVVILKFLGQMVDALFYIHKQNIFHRNLKPSNILVTGEASFMLSDFSTETLMTDEMKWKIRVEENSKSWMAPETFVFSFTEKSDIWSLGCILLDMMTCFVLNAEEITSLLQDIRWDTSRLEEVLTLMQNADNSSLPLFPVLFMILQIQPSMRPTAKDLTDVPFIRECLTVGDASSVKVKKSLPPKIIDVLLEGGIESVLEFMQAFWDVEEVQAKAIQHLASFVRDKSALPYLLTFTELITFAMKTHVDSLKLQVDGCSLLLEILSQALEEEVVMALDENVTSSLLDTMRKHSANEELLSLVCTLLMMISASEVAAENLRKAGVIPDLLSILRNFLLNEKICLSCCGVLWSLAVSEKNVDQALLKSAVPVTSAVLQEHLQNGTVMESACSALWALSLQGCLTENEYEPTTVLLLDVLRMNPERPVLVKNTCLALASLLRLSEIPALRFITDSKGSGINLIKDAYHLHFDDPEVVENICVLLNEMVQYDDVVLDMLSQKMEEVLSEIKIRFPSSMEIMTLVDATLLKLQK; from the exons ATGGAGAAATACAAG gtgctggagcagctgcagcctgggtcACTGGGCACTATGCTGGTAGTtgaattgaaaacagaaaatgatgcagagaagaaatacataATAAAGCAG GTTGAATGCattgaagaaaagcaagcaaatgagGCCTTGAAGGAG GCAAGGGATTTGCTAAAACTTCATCATTCAAACATCTGTGCTTACAAGGAATTGTTTGTGACTTGGGATAATGAG ATGTCATCTCTGTTCCTTTGTCTGGTAATGCAGCACTCAGGCCAAGGAGATCTTTCATCTGTaatcaaggaaaaaaggcagaagtcAGAAAAAATAACAGACGTG GTGATTCTGAAGTTCCTGGGACAGATGGTGGATGCTTTGTTTTATAtacacaaacaaaatattttccacag AAATCTCAAGCCATCAAACATACTTGTGACTGGTGAAGCATCCTTCATGCTTAGCGACTTCAGTACAGAAACACTTATGACAGATgagatgaaatggaaaataagagtGGAAGAAA ATAGCAAGTCTTGGATGGCTccagaaacatttgttttttcttttactgagaAATCTGACATCTGGTCTCTAGGTTGTATTCTACTTGACATGATGACCTGCTTTGTTCTGAAT GCAGAAGAGATAACTTCGTTACTGCAGGATATTAGATGGGATACCAGCCGTCTTGAGGAAGTTCTGACACTAATGCAAAACGCGGATAACAGCTCTTTGCctttatttccagttttatttaTGATACTACAGATTCAGCCTAGCATGAGACCCACAGCAAA GGATCTGACTGATGTTCCATTTATTAGGGAATGCTTGACTGTTGGTGATGCCTCTTCAGTAAAAGTGAAAAAGTCTTTGCCTCCCAAAATAATAGATGTGCTCCTTGAGGGAGGAATAGAAAGTGTTCTAG AATTCATGCAGGCTTTCTGGGATGTAGAAGAAGTGCAGGCTAAAGCCATTCAGCACCTTGCCAGCTTTGTAAGAGATAAAAGTG CCTTGCCCTATCTGCTAACATTCACAGAATTGATCACTTTTGCCATGAAGACTCATGTAGATTCTCTGAAGTTACAAGTAGATGGTTGCAGTTTATTGCTTGAAATTCTTAGTCAAG CTCTAGAAGAGGAAGTGGTGATGGCCCTGGATGAGAATGTGACCAGCTCTCTGTTAGACACAATGAGAAAACACTCTGCAAATGAAGAGTTACTTTCGTTGGTCTGCACATTATTGATGATGATTTCAGCCAGTG aagttgCTGCAGAGAATCTAAGGAAAGCTGGAGTAATTCCGGACCTTCTGtcaattttaagaaattttcttcttaatgaAAAGATCTGCCTCTCTTGCTGTGGAGTTCTCTGGAGCTTGGCTGTGAGTG agaaaaatgtagaCCAAGCATTGCTGAAAAGTGCTGTCCCTGTTACCTCTGCGGTCCTTCAAGAGCACCTCCAGAATGGAACAGTTATGGAGTCTGCTTGCTCGGCTCTGTGGGCATTGTCACTCCAAG gttgctTAACTGAAAATGAGTACGAGCCCACAACAgtgcttctgctggatgtgctCAGGATGAACCCAGAAAGACCGGTGCTGGTGAAGAACACTTGCCTGGCATTAGCAAGCCTTCTAAGGCTATCTG AAATACCAGCTTTGAGATTTATAACGGATTCAAAAGGTAGTGGAATAAACCTGATCAAAGATGCCTACCACCTTCACTTCGATGATCCAGAAGTGGTGGAAAATATCTGTGTGCTGCTTAACGAGATGGTTCAGTATG ATGATGTTGTGCTGGATATGCTGTCccagaaaatggaagaagtgctgtctgaaataaaaatccGTTTTCCGTCCAGCATG GAGATAATGACCCTTGTGGATGCAACGCTTTTGAAACtgcagaagtaa
- the SURF4 gene encoding surfeit locus protein 4: MGQNDIMSTAEDFADQFLRVTKQYLPHVARLCLISTFLEDGIRMWFQWSEQRDYIDGTWNCGYFLASIFVFINLFGQLSGCILVLSRNFVQYACFGLFGIIALQTIAYSILWDLKFLMRNLALGGGLLLLLAESRSEGKSMFAGVPTMRESSPKQYMQLGGRVLLVLMFMTLLHFDMNFFSILQNIVGTALIILVAIGFKTKLAALTLVIWLFGINIYFNAFWTVPAYKPMHDFLKYDFFQTMSVIGGLLLVVALGPGGVSMDEKKKEW; this comes from the exons ATGGGCCAGAACGACATCATGAGCACCGCTGAGGACTTCGCGGACCAG TTCCTGAGAGTGACGAAGCAGTACCTCCCTCACGTGGCCCGCCTGTGCCTGATCAGCACCTTCCTGGAGGATGGCATCCGCATGTGGTTCCAGTGGAGTGAACAGAGGGATTACATTGATGGCACGTGGAACTGTGGCTATTTCCTGGCCTCCATCTTTGTGTTCATAAATCTCTTTGGACAGCTGA GCGGCTGTATCCTGGTGCTGAGTAGGAACTTTGTGCAATATGCCTGCTTTGGACTGTTTGGAATTATAGCATTACAG ACTATTGCATACAGCATTCTATGGGACCTGAAGTTCTTGATGAG GAACCTTGCCCTTGGCGGAGGCTTACTGCTGCTTTTGGCTGAGTCACGCTCAGAGGGGAAGAGCATGTTCGCTGGTGTCCCTACCATGCGGGAAAGCTCTCCTAAGCAGTACATGCAGCTGGGGGGCCGtgtgctgctggtcctcatgttCATGACACTGCTACATTTTGATATGAACTTCTTTTCT ATTCTGCAGAACATTGTGGGCACAGCCCTGATTATCTTGGTGGCAATTGGCTTCAAGACTAAGCTGGCTGCCTTGACTCTAGTCATCTGGCTGTTTGGCATCAACATCTACTTCAATGCCTTCTGGACCGTCCCAGCCTACAAGCCCATGCACGACTTCCTCAAATACGATTTCTTCCAGACCATGTCTGTAATTGGGGGGCTACTCCTTGTGGTTGCACTGGGCCCTGGTGGAGTCTCCAtggatgagaagaaaaaagagtgGTAA